The genomic DNA TCCTCCCGCGAGCCCCGTGCGGCTGCGCGCCCGGCTACGCTGCGGGCAGGAACCAGCACAGGTGCAGGACCCGGGAGGCGCACATGGCGTGGACGTGGCGGTTCGAGAAGGCCGACGGCACGGAGGTGGAGCCGGCGGTCAGGCCGGAGGAGTTCACCACGCAGGGGGACGCGGAGTCCTGGATCGGCGAGACCTGGCGCGACCTGCTGGAGGGCGGCGCGGACCGGGCGACGCTCCTCGAGGACGGCACCGAGGTCTACGGCCCCATGCCGCTGGACGCCGAGTCCTGACCCCGCCGGGCCGGCCCGCCGCTCCCGGCGGCCCCGCCCCGCCCGGCGGGCCGGTCCGGCGCCCGTCCCCGGGCCCCGCGCGCCGGTGCGCGCCCGTCCCGCGCGGAGCGGGCGCGGCGCCCGGCGGGGGGTCCGGGGCGCCCCGCGGCGGACCTCCGGGTCACATCTCGCCCAGGGTCACCCGCGCCGTCCGGGTGCGCCCCTCGCGCACGTACCGCACGGTCACCTCCTGCTCCGGCTTCAGCGAGGCCAGCGCCTCCAGCAGCGACGTGATCGTCGTGATCCTCGTGCCCTCCAGGCGGGTGATGACGTCCCCCACCCGCAGCCCCGCCTCCTGCGCCGCGCCGCCCTCCAGGACGCGCTCCACCGCGACCCCCGCGGGCCGGTAGTCGTCGTCGACGACCGTGCGCCCGGAGATCCCCAGCGCCGCCCGCCCCGAGTCCCGCACCCTCCCGAACCTCACGATCTGGTCCGCGACCGTCCGCACCATCGACACGGGGATGGCGAAGCCGATGCCGGGCGCCGAGCCCCCGCCCGCCTCGGGGTCGGCCGCCGCGAGGGTCGGGACGCCGATGACCTCGCTGTCCAGGTTGACCAGGGCGCCCCCGCTGTTTCCGGGGTTGATCGGCGCGGACGTCTGCACCATGTTGCCGATCGTCGCGCCCGTCCCGCCGCCGGCCCGGCCCTCGCTGACGGTGCGGCCGATCGCGGAGACGATGCCCTGCGTGACGCTGCCGGACAGCCCCAGCGGCGCCCCCATGGCGAGGACGATCTGCCCGACCTCGACCTTCGCCGAGTCGCCGAACCGCGCCGGGCGCACCCCCTCGGGCGGCGGGCCGTCCAGTTTGATGACGGCCAGGTCCTGCTCCGGGTAGCTGGAGACGAGCCGCGCCGCCAGGGGCTGCTCCCGCGTGGCGACCGTGACGCGGAAGCTGCGGGCGGAGCCGACGACATGGGCGTTGGTCACGATGTGGCCCCGGGCGTCGTAGACGACCCCCGAGCCGAGGCTCTCGCCCGCCTGGATGGTGACGACCGACGGCAGGACGTTCTTGATGACGGTCTGGTACTCGCTCTGCAGGTCGCCCGCCTGCCGCGGCGCCTGCCCGTGCGCCGTGCCCGCCACGCGCGGCCCGGCCGCCGCGGGCCCGGCGGGCGGCAGGGCGGTGGTGCAGCCGCCCAGCAGGGCGGCCGCGCCCACTCCGGCGACGAGGGGCAGCAGCAGCGCACGCGCACGCGGCGGTGGGAGGTCCATGCCCGGAGTATCGCTTCCGCCCGTTCGCGTCCGCCCGTGCAGCGCACCCGAACAGGGGGTGGGACACCGCCGCGCTACCCCCGTGTCGCCAGGAACTGGGTCGCCGCCAGCTCCGCGTAGAGCGGATCGCCGGCCACCAGCTCCGCGTGGGTGCCCACCGCCCGGACCCGGCCCGCGTCCATCACCACGATCCGGTCCGCCATCGTCACCGTCGACAGCCGGTGGGCCACCACCAGCACGGTCACCTCCCGGGCCACCTCCGCGACGACGTCCCGCAGCGCCAGCTCGTTGACCGCGTCCAACTGCGACGTCGCCTCGTCGAGCAGCAGCAGCCGCGGCCTGCGCAGCAGGGCCCGGGCCACGGCGACGCGCTGCCGCTCCCCGCCGGACAGCTTCGAGCCCCGGTGCCCCACCACGGTGTCCAGCCCGTCCGGCAGCCGCTCCACGAGCGCGTCCAGCCGCGCCCGCACGAGCACCTCCCGGACCTCCTCCTCGGTCGCGCCGGGCGCGGCGAACACGAGGTTCTCGCGGAGCGTCCCCGCCAGCACCGGGGCGTCCTGCTCGACGTACCCGATGGCGGCCCGCAGCGCGGCGACCGGCCAGTCCCGCACGTCCCTGCCGTCGACGAGGATCCGTCCGCCGGTCGCCTCGTAGAACCGCTCCACCAGCCCGAACACGGTCGTCTTGCCCGCGCCCGAGGGCCCGACGAACGCGGTCATGCCGGGACCGGGCACCTCGAACGACACCCCGTGGTGCACGTACGGCAGGTCCTCCCGGTACCGGAAGCGCACCTCCTCGAAGACGACCGACGCCGGTCCGGTCCCGCCCGCCGCGACGGGTTCGGCCCCCCGCTCCGGCTCCTCGACGGCCAGCCGCTCCGCCTCCTCGATCCGGGCGATCGCCGCGGACCCCACCTGGTACTGCGTCACCGCCTCGACCAGCTCCGACACCGGCTCGATCAGGTAGAAGAGGTACAGCAGGAACGCGATCAGCTCCGCGACGGTGATCGCCCCCGACGCGACCCGTGCCCCGCCGACGCCCAGTACGGCCAGGAACGACACCTGCACCGCGAGCCCCACCGACGACCCGGCGAGCGCCTGCCACGCGGCGGCCTTCACCCCGTGCCGCCACGCGTCGTGGGCCGCCGCCTCCACCGCGGCCGTCTCCCGCGCCTCGGCGCCCGACGCCTTCACCGTGCGGAACGCCCCGAACACCCGCTCCAGGCGGCTGGATATCTCGCCGACCGCCGCCTGCGAGCGCCGCGTCGCCTCCGCGATCCTCGGCACGGCCAGGGCGAACGCCCCGCCGATCAGCACGATCACACCGAGCGTCACACCGAGCAGGACGGCGTCCATCAGCAGCATCATCACGAGCGTGGCGAGGAACCCGAGCCCCCCGGTCGCCGCCGAGACGACCGACCGCGTCGTCACGGCCCGCAGCAGCGTCGTGTCCGAGGTGATCCGCGACATCAGGTCGCCCGGCCGGGTCCGCTCCACCTCGGCCAGCCGCAGCCGCAGCAGCCGGCCGACGAGGGAGCGGCGGGCGGCCAGCACCACCGATTCGGCGGTGCGCTCCAGCGCGTACGACCCGGCCGCCTGCACCGCGGTCCCGACGACCACCAGCGCGGTCAGGCCCAGCAGGAGGCCGGTGATCGGCTCCTCCCGCCCGAGCCGCTCCACCAGGGCCTTCGCGGCGAGCGGCTGCGCCAGCCCGGCCACGGTGCCGACCAGCGCCAGCAGCGCGCCCAGGGCGACGACCGCGCGGTGCGGCCGGAAGTGCCGGTACAGGGCCCGCCACGTCTCGCGCGCGGGCAGCCGGGGCGCCGCGGCCCCGAGGTCGGTCGTCTCCTCAGCGGTTCCCATGCCTACGGGGACGCGGAAACCCCCCCGCGCGCCTGCCCGCCGCGGACGACGGGACGCCGCGGGCGGACCCGCACGGGCGGGGGCGCGCGGTCAGCCGCGGACGCCGCACAGGTGCAGCAGCGCCGCCACCCCGCGGTACGGGTCGGTGCGGCCCGCCCGGTCCTCGGCGGCCAGCAGCCGCTCCAGCTCCCGCGCCGCGGGCAGCCCCTCGTCGGCGGGCACCGCGTCGGTGAAGACCCGCACGCCGTACCAGGCCTGCAGCGGCGCCGCGATCCCGGCCAGCGTGGCCATCAGCGCCCCCAGGCGGTCGGCGCGGGTCGGCGTGCCCAGCTCGCTCACATGGGTGTCCGAGTCGAACGCGGCCAGGGCGGCCGACCAGTCCCCGGCCAGCCCCGGGCGCATGGCCAGCGCGTCCGCGTTCCGCACCACCAGGGACAGCAGACCGCCGGGCGCCAGCATCCGGGCCAGCCCGGCCAGCAGGGCGTCGGGCTCGTCCACGTGCATCAGGACGCCGTGGCACAGCACGACGTCGAAGCTGCCCGGCAGGAAGTGCACGCCGGTCTCCCGGGCGTCGCCCTCGATCAAGCGGAACCGCTCGCGGATGCCGGCCGGCTCGGTCGCCAGCGCCTCGCGGGCGACCTTCAGCATCCCGGGGTCCGACTCCAGCCCGGTCACCGTGTGGCCGGCCCGGGCCAGCCGCAGGGCCTGCGTGCCCTGCCCCATGCCGACGTCGAGTATCCGCAGCCGCTGGCCCACCGGGTAGCGGGCGCCCAACTGCTCGTCCAGCTGGCGCGCCACGAGCTCCTGGCGGACGGTGTCGCGCAGTCCGCCCAGTCCGCCCAGCCACTCCGCCGCCGCGCCCCCGCACCCGAAGACCGTGGCGCTCAGGGCCGCTCTCCTCGTTTGACCTGCGGCTTCGGCAGCCGGAGCCGACGCATCTGAAGCGAGCGCATCAGGGCGTACGCCACGGCGCCGCGCTTGGGCTGGTCCGGGAAGCGCTGCTTCAGCTGCTTCCTCAGGCGGATCGACAGGCCGATCGAGTCGATGACGATCAGCACGATCACACCCAGCCACAGGAGCGTGGCGATCGCCTGCATCCGGCCGACCTGGATCACCGACAGGACGAGGATGACCACCGCCAACGGCAGGAACATCTCGGCGACGAAGAACCGCGAGTCGACGAAGTCCCGCACGAAACGGCGAACCGGCCCGCGGTCGCGGGCGGGCAGGAAGCGCTCGTCGCCGGTGGCCAGCGCCTCGCGCTGGCGGGCGAGGTCCGCACGGCGCGCCTCGCGCTGGCGGCGCATCGCCGCCTTGCGGTCGAGCGGTGGCGTCACGGCGCGGCGGCGCTGGGACTGGGCCTCGCTCCGCTTCGGAGTGGGGCGGCCCTTGGGGGCCTGCGGGTCGCGGGGCTGCTTGGAGAGGTCCGCCGTCACCTTGTCGGTGGGGGCCTTCTCATCCTTCGAACGGCTACGGAACACAAATCCCAAGGGTACGGGGTGCCGGGCATGGACCTCGCCGCGGCGGGGAACGATCCGGCAACAGCCCGCGCCACCGCCGCCGGCCCCAGACGCCCCGACGTCCCCCTCCTCCCTGCGCCGGAGGGAAGCCGTCGGCAGTCGTCCTCGGGGAGGAGCGCGTCGGCGCTCGAACAGTGCGGTAATGGAGACAGGGCCCGTACTGTGGGTTCTGTCGGAGTGCTGCAGCCGAGTCGGTTCAGAAGGGGGCGCGCGAAGCCCATGAGCGGTGTCATGAAGCGTATGGGGATGATCTTCCGCGCGAAGGCGAACAAGGCCCTGGACCGGGCCGAGGACCCGCGCGAGACCCTCGATTACTCGTACCAGAAGCAGCTGGAGCTGCTCCAGAAGGTCCGCCGCGGCGTGGCGGACGTGGCGACCTCCCGCAAGCGCCTCGAACTCCAGCTCAACCAGTTGCAGAGCCAGTCCGCCAAGCTGGAGGACCAGGGCCGCAAGGCGCTGGCGCTCGGCCGCGAGGACCTCGCCCGCGAGGCGCTGTCCCGGCGCGCGGCGCTGCAGCAGCAGGTGACCGACCTGGAGACGCAGCACCAGACCCTCCAGGGCGAGGAGGAGAAGCTGACGCTCGCCGCCCAGCGCCTCCAGGCCAAGGTGGACGCCTTCCGCACGAAGAAGGAGACCATCAAGGCCACGTACACGGCGGCGCAGGCCCAGACCCGCATCGCCGAGTCCTTCTCCGGCATCTCGGAGGAGATGAGCGACGTGGGCGTCGCCGTCCAGCGCGCCGAGGACAGGACCGCGCAGCTCCAGGCCCGCGCCGGCGCCATCGACGAGCTCCTCGCCTCCGGCGCCCTCGACGACCGGTCGGGCCTCGTGAAGGACGACATCCAGGCCGAGCTGGACCGCCTGTCGGGTGGCACGGACGTGGAACTGGAGCTCCAGCGCATGAAGGCCGAGCTGGCCGGGGGCACGACCGCGCAGCAGCAGGCCATCGAGAGCGGCGACGGCACGCGGGCACAGGACCGGGCACAGGCACAGGACCGTCAGGCACAGCCGAGGTTCGAGAAGGATTGAGGACGGCGCGTCATGATCGTACGGATCATGGGGGAGGGCCAGGTGAGGCTGGCCGACGGCCACCTGGCCGAACTGGACGGGCTCGACGAGGAACTGCTCGCCGAGGTGGAGACCGGTGACGGCGCCGGCTTCCGGCGGACCCTCCACGCCCTCCTGGACCGCGTCCGGGAGCTGGGCGAGCCGCTCCCGGACGACTCCCTGGAGCCCTCCGAACTCATCCTCCCGTCGCCGGACGCCACCCTGGAGGAGGTCCGCTCCCTCCTCTCCGGCGGAGGGCTGATCCCTCCGCCGTAGCGCCCCGGGGCGGCGCCCGGCCCACGTCGCCGACCCCTCCGACGGGGCGGGACCACCGGGCGCCCGCGGGCCGGTCCTCCCCGGTCGGCACCCGCGCGGGCCGGGCCACGGCGCGTGGCCCGGTGCCCGCGCCGCGCGGCCGGCCGCCGTCGCGTACGGGCCGGGCCCGCCCGGCGGCGGACCCGGGGACCCGGGACGGGCCCGGCGCCGCGCCTACGGCAGGGCCAGCATCCGCTCGAGCGCCAGCTTGGCGAAGCTCTCCGTCTCGCGGTCGACCTGGATCCGGTTGACCACGTTGCCCTCCGCGAGCGACTCCAGCGCCCACACCAGGTGCGGCAGGTCGATCCGGTTCATGGTGGAGCAGAAGCAGACGGTCCGGTCGAGGAAGACGACCTCCTTGCCCTCGGGGGCGAACCGGTTCGCGAGGCGCCGCACCAGGTTCAGCTCCGTGCCGACGGCCCACTTCGACCCGGCGGGCGCCGCCTCCAGGGTCCTGATGATGTACTCGGTCGAGCCCACGTGGTCGGCGGCGGCGACGACCTCGTGCCGGCACTCCGGGTGCACCAGCACGTTGACGCCCGGGATGCGCTCGCGGACCTCGTCGACCGAGTCCAGCGAGAAGCGGCCGTGCACGGAGCAGTGGCCGCGCCACAGGATCATCCGCGCGCCGCGCAGCTGCTCGGGGGTCAGCCCGCCGCCGGGCCGGTGCGGGTTGTAGACGACGCAGTCGTCGGGGGACATGCCCATGTCGCGGACCGCGGTGTTGCGGCCGAGGTGCTGGTCGGGCAGGAACAGGACCTTCTCGCCCTGCTCGAAGGCCCAGCGCAGGGCGCGCTCGGCGTTGGAGGAGGTGCAGATCGTACCGCCGTGCTTGCCGGTGAACGCCTTGATGTCGGCGGAGGAGTTCATGTACGAGACCGGTACGGTCACGTCCGCGACGCCCGCCTCGCCCAGCACGTCCCAGCACTCGGCGACCTGCTCGGCGGTGGCCATGTCGGCCATGGAGCAGCCCGCCGCCAGGTCCGGCAGGACGACCTTCTGGTCGTCGCCGGTCAGGATGTCCGCCGACTCGGCCATGAAGTGCACACCGCAGAAGACGATGTACTCCGCCTCGGGCCGGGCGGCCGCGTCCCGGGCGAGCTTGAAGGAGTCGCCCGTGACGTCCGCGAACTGGATGACCTCGTCGCGCTGGTAGTGGTGGCCGAGGACGAAGACCTTGTCCCCGAGCCTCGCCTTGGCCGCGCGGGCGCGCTCCACCAGGTCCGGGTCGGACGGGGAGGGGAGGTCGCCGGGGCACTCGACGCCCCGCTCGCTCTTGGGGTCGGCCTCGCGGCCGAGCAGCAGCAGGGCGAGCGGCGTCGGCTGGACATCCAGGGGCTGGGCGGTGGTCACGTCACGCACCCTTTCTACTGAGCCTTTTCGTCTAATTGACGTTATCTATCATAACCGGTTTCACGTCACTTTGACGATCTCCATAGCGTCGATGTGACGAATTCGCCTCCCGAGCACGGGCGCCCGCGCCGTCGCCGGTGTGCGAGCATGAAGGGAAGGGCCGGGCGCGGCCCGGAATGAATCGGCGACCCCGCCGGTTGCAACCGTCGGCAAGCAGTCTCCGAACAACCCGGGAGAAAAGCAGATGTCCGTATCGGACGAGAAGACCACTGTCGGTGACGGCCTCATCCTGACGGACGCCGCCGCGGCCAAGGTCAAGGCCCTGCTCGACCAGGAAGGCCGCGACGACCTGGCGCTCCGCGTCGCCGTCCAGCCGGGTGGCTGTTCCGGTCTGCGCTACCAGCTCTTCTTCGACGAGCGCTCCCTCGACGGCGACGTCGTCAAGGACTTCGGCGGCGTCAAGGTCGTCACCGACCGCATGAGCGCCCCGTACCTGGGCGGCGCCTCCATCGACTTCGTCGACACGATCGAGAAGCAGGGCTTCACGATCGACAACCCGAACGCCACGGGTTCCTGCGCCTGCGGCGACTCCTTCAGCTGACCCGCTGACGCCCGCCCGCGGGGAAGGCGGCGGTCCCGGACCCCTCCCGGTCCGGAACCGCCGCCTTCCGCGTCACTTCGCCGACGTGCCGACCCGGGGCAGCGACCGCCCGGTCGCCGCGTCCACCACGGCCCGGTCGCCGACCGGCCCGTCCAGCTCCACCGCCGCGTCCACCGGCAGCGCGATCGCGGCGCACACCCGTCCCGAACCGTCCGGGATCTCGAACAGCCGCAGCCGCACCTGCTCGGCGGTCTCCTCCGCCTTCACCAGGTACCGGCTGCACGCCCCGCCGGTGAACGCCACCCCCAGCCGCCGGTCCCGCTGCGTGTAGGGCTCGACGCGCAGCTCGGACGGCTCCGCCTTCGGGAAGAGCCGCTCCAGCGGCACCGCCGGGTAGTCGAACCGGTACGACCGCCCGTCCCGCTCGCCCTCGAACAGCCAGGTCGGCACCAGTGCCTCCCCGGTCCGCCCCACCGACGACGACAGCCCGAGCACGGCCGTGCGGATGGTGGTCACGGACTCCCGGGGGGACTTGGGCAGGTCCGTCCGCGGCTCGCACGGGTCCGCCCCGGCCCGGTCGACCGTCCCCACGCCGGCCCCGTCGAGCGGGACGGACGTCGCGCAGCCGCCGGTACCGCCCCTCGGCCACTCCGCCCTGACGGTCGCGTTCAGCTCCCGTACCGCCTGCTCGGCGCTGATCACCGGGTACGCGCCCCCGTGCGCCAGCCCGGCCAGCCGTCCCTCCGCGAGGACGACGCCTCCGCCGGCGTCCACGGTAAACCGCGTCTCCCACGACCGGGTGGGCAGGCCCCCGACCCGCGGGTCGGCGGTCACCAGGCGAGCCGGGCCCCGGGCCTCGGAGGACACGGCGGCGTCCGCGAGGCCCAGCGCCCTCATCAGCGGTGCGGCGGCCCGCCGCGCGGCCTCGTCGCTCACCGGGGGGCCGGCCGTCGGGTCCGCCCCGCACCGCTTGCCCGGGCGGCAGTCGTCGGTGGACGGGCCCCGCGCCTCGTACCGCCAGTCCCCCGACTCGTACACGCTGAGCGAAGGTCCCGAACCGTCCTTGTCGGGGCCGACGCGCCACCCCACCGGCCCCTTCACCGGCGCCCCGGCGAAGCCCAGCGCCTTCGCCAGCCGGGCCGCGTCCGCCGCCGTGGCCTTCCCCTGCGCCCGGTAGGCGTGGGCCGTCTCCGGCGCCTTCGGCAGCGCGACGCCCACCCGGTACCGCTCGTCGCCGCTCGGGTCCGGCTCGCCCGGTGCGATGCCCGGGGGCGTGCCGCCGGGGGAGGGCGAGAGGGCGGGCCCCCCGCCGCGTCCGTCCGCCGGGGCGCCGGTCCTCGCCGAGTCCGCGTCCCCGCCGCCCGTCCGGGCCACCGCCAGGTACGTCCCGCCGCCCGCGGCCAGCACCGCCGCCGCCACCAGGGCGGCGACGAGCGGCGGCCGCCGTCGGCCGGGGCCCACGTCCGTGCTGGTCTCCATCTCGCTCACCGCAACGCTCCTTCGTCGGTCGACGTCACCAGTCGTACTTCCCGCCTGACGGGAGACACGGGTGTGACGGGGCGGACGGGCGAGCGGTTCCGTGCGCCGTACGGGTGTCAGGCGCCGTACTCGGCGGTGGCGGCGATCAGCCGGACGGACGAGGGCTCCACCACCACCCCGTGGATCAGCGACGGCGGCACGGGGGCGGGGGCGGCCGCCGCGGGAGCCCGCCAGTGGGGCGCCATCCGCGCGGAGTTCCCGCGCAGCTCCGCCAGGGTGAGCTCGGGCTCCGGCCGTCCGTACGAGGCGATGTGGTCCGTCATACCGGCACCGTACGCACACCGCCTCCGACCGAGAAGACCTCCTATCGGGTGTTTTCCTCGGTCCGCCACCACCCCGTGAGCCCCGAGGGCGTGAGCCGTCCCGTCCGCGCCCCCCGGGAGCCTCCCGCCGTGCGCGTCGCGGCCGTCGGCGCCATCGCCACCGGCCGCCTCAAGGCCTTCCCCGGCCGGTCCGCCGACCGGTTCGCCGCCGACCGGACGCACGCGGTCCCCCCTCCCTCCCCGTCGACGACCCCGGCGTCCGCGGAGGCGGTGCCGGCGCGAACACCCGCTCCGGCGCGGGCCGGGTGCCCCACCGGTCCCGGCCGGCGCCCCGCCGCCGACTCCGACGAGCACCGGGCCCGGCCCGAGCGGCACGGCGCGGACACCGGCCCGGTACGGGTCCCCGAGCTCCTCCGGGCCGCCCGGGCCGGCCGCACGCCCGCCACCCCGGTCGGCGGGACCCCCGGCACGCAGGAGCGCACCCCGCGCCGCGTCCGCCTCGCGGGGCGCTCCACCGGGACCCGCGGCGACGGGGCTGCCGGGGTCCGGGCCCGCCCGGGGCGGCCGGGCGCCTCACACGAGCCGGCGGACCACATGGGCCGAGCCCCGGTCCGCCGGCTCCTCGCCCACGTACTCCTGGCCCCGCATCCCGCACCACGCCGGAATGTCCAGTCGCGCCGCGGCGTCGTCCGCGAGCACCCGCACCGTCCCGCCGACCGGCACGTCGCCGATCGCCTTCGCCAGCTCGATGACCGGCACCGGACACCGCTTCCCCAGCGCGTCCACCACCAGCCCCCCGCTCCGGCCCGGTGCCGCCGGGCCGGCCACCGGTGCCCCGAGCCGCTCCCGCACCCCGGCCACCACGGCCGGCAGCACCTCCAGGAACCGCTCCACGTCCGCCTCCGCCACGCCCAGCGGCAGCGACACCCGGACGTTCCCCTCCGACAGCACCCCCATCGCCCGCAGGACGTGACTGGGCGTCAGGGTCGAGCTGGTGCACGACGAACCGGATGAAACGGAGAAACCGGACCGATCCAGCTCGTGCAGCAGCGCCTCCCCCGTCCACGTACAGGCACGAGAACGTCACCAGATGGGGCAGCCGCCGCACCGGGTCGCCCACCACCTCCGACTCCGGCACCGCCTCCGTCACCACCGCCCGGATCCGCTCCACCAGCCCCCGCAGCCGTGCCGCCTCCACCGCCGCCTCGTCCCGCACGGCCCGCAGCGACGCCGCCGCCGCCACGATCGCCGGCAGGTTCGGGAACCCTGCCGACCGCCCGGACTCCCGCTCGTCCGCCGGCCCCTGGGGCGCGAACCGCACCCCCTTGCGCACCGCCAGCAGCCCGACCCCCGCCGGACCGCCCCACTTGTGGGCGCTCGCCGCCAGCAGGGACCAGCCCCCGTCCACCGGACCCCAGGCCAGCGACTGCGCCGCGTCCACCAGCAGCGGCACCCCCGCCGCCCGGCACGCCTCCGCCGCCTCGGCGACCGGCTGCACCGTCCCCACCTCGTGGTTGGCGGACTGCAGGCACGCCAGCGCCGTGTCCCCGCGCAACGCCCCGGCGTACGCCTCCGGGGCCACCGCCCCGGACCGCCCCACCGGCACCCGCGTCACCGCCCCGCCCACCGCCTCGTGCGCCTGGGCCGCGTGCAGCACCGACGAGTGCTCCACCGCCGACACCACCAGGTGCCGGCCCGTCCGGCGCCGCCCCGCGAGGGCCCCGGCGATGCCCGAGTGGACCGCGTGCGTCCCCGAAGGGGTGAACACGAGCTCGTCCGGACGGCACCCCACCGCCTCCGCCGCCGCCTCCCGCGCGGCGTCCAGCAGCAGCCGGGCGCGCCGGCCCTCCCGGTACAGGCGCGCGGGATCGGCCCACCCCTCGTCCAGGGAGGCCTGGAGCGCCTGACGGGCGACGGGGTGCAGGGGCGCGGAGGAGGCGACGTCGAAGTAGGCCACGCGGCAACGCTAACCCCGCACCCCTCCGGAAGCGGCCACAGGCCCGCGACCTGCGCCCACAACCCGAAAGAGGGGCCCGGCGGCGCGTTGGGCACCCTCCCCGCGCAGCCCCGGAAGGCGTCCAGTAGGGTTTGGTCCGCATAAACATCCAAACCCTGCCCGCGTCAGGGCGGCGACCGACCAGCGAGACGGCCGCAGC from Streptomyces sp. MRC013 includes the following:
- a CDS encoding trypsin-like peptidase domain-containing protein, whose translation is MDLPPPRARALLLPLVAGVGAAALLGGCTTALPPAGPAAAGPRVAGTAHGQAPRQAGDLQSEYQTVIKNVLPSVVTIQAGESLGSGVVYDARGHIVTNAHVVGSARSFRVTVATREQPLAARLVSSYPEQDLAVIKLDGPPPEGVRPARFGDSAKVEVGQIVLAMGAPLGLSGSVTQGIVSAIGRTVSEGRAGGGTGATIGNMVQTSAPINPGNSGGALVNLDSEVIGVPTLAAADPEAGGGSAPGIGFAIPVSMVRTVADQIVRFGRVRDSGRAALGISGRTVVDDDYRPAGVAVERVLEGGAAQEAGLRVGDVITRLEGTRITTITSLLEALASLKPEQEVTVRYVREGRTRTARVTLGEM
- a CDS encoding ABC transporter ATP-binding protein, with protein sequence MGTAEETTDLGAAAPRLPARETWRALYRHFRPHRAVVALGALLALVGTVAGLAQPLAAKALVERLGREEPITGLLLGLTALVVVGTAVQAAGSYALERTAESVVLAARRSLVGRLLRLRLAEVERTRPGDLMSRITSDTTLLRAVTTRSVVSAATGGLGFLATLVMMLLMDAVLLGVTLGVIVLIGGAFALAVPRIAEATRRSQAAVGEISSRLERVFGAFRTVKASGAEARETAAVEAAAHDAWRHGVKAAAWQALAGSSVGLAVQVSFLAVLGVGGARVASGAITVAELIAFLLYLFYLIEPVSELVEAVTQYQVGSAAIARIEEAERLAVEEPERGAEPVAAGGTGPASVVFEEVRFRYREDLPYVHHGVSFEVPGPGMTAFVGPSGAGKTTVFGLVERFYEATGGRILVDGRDVRDWPVAALRAAIGYVEQDAPVLAGTLRENLVFAAPGATEEEVREVLVRARLDALVERLPDGLDTVVGHRGSKLSGGERQRVAVARALLRRPRLLLLDEATSQLDAVNELALRDVVAEVAREVTVLVVAHRLSTVTMADRIVVMDAGRVRAVGTHAELVAGDPLYAELAATQFLATRG
- a CDS encoding class I SAM-dependent methyltransferase → MRDTVRQELVARQLDEQLGARYPVGQRLRILDVGMGQGTQALRLARAGHTVTGLESDPGMLKVAREALATEPAGIRERFRLIEGDARETGVHFLPGSFDVVLCHGVLMHVDEPDALLAGLARMLAPGGLLSLVVRNADALAMRPGLAGDWSAALAAFDSDTHVSELGTPTRADRLGALMATLAGIAAPLQAWYGVRVFTDAVPADEGLPAARELERLLAAEDRAGRTDPYRGVAALLHLCGVRG
- a CDS encoding DUF3043 domain-containing protein; its protein translation is MFRSRSKDEKAPTDKVTADLSKQPRDPQAPKGRPTPKRSEAQSQRRRAVTPPLDRKAAMRRQREARRADLARQREALATGDERFLPARDRGPVRRFVRDFVDSRFFVAEMFLPLAVVILVLSVIQVGRMQAIATLLWLGVIVLIVIDSIGLSIRLRKQLKQRFPDQPKRGAVAYALMRSLQMRRLRLPKPQVKRGERP
- a CDS encoding PspA/IM30 family protein, coding for MSGVMKRMGMIFRAKANKALDRAEDPRETLDYSYQKQLELLQKVRRGVADVATSRKRLELQLNQLQSQSAKLEDQGRKALALGREDLAREALSRRAALQQQVTDLETQHQTLQGEEEKLTLAAQRLQAKVDAFRTKKETIKATYTAAQAQTRIAESFSGISEEMSDVGVAVQRAEDRTAQLQARAGAIDELLASGALDDRSGLVKDDIQAELDRLSGGTDVELELQRMKAELAGGTTAQQQAIESGDGTRAQDRAQAQDRQAQPRFEKD
- the nadA gene encoding quinolinate synthase NadA: MTTAQPLDVQPTPLALLLLGREADPKSERGVECPGDLPSPSDPDLVERARAAKARLGDKVFVLGHHYQRDEVIQFADVTGDSFKLARDAAARPEAEYIVFCGVHFMAESADILTGDDQKVVLPDLAAGCSMADMATAEQVAECWDVLGEAGVADVTVPVSYMNSSADIKAFTGKHGGTICTSSNAERALRWAFEQGEKVLFLPDQHLGRNTAVRDMGMSPDDCVVYNPHRPGGGLTPEQLRGARMILWRGHCSVHGRFSLDSVDEVRERIPGVNVLVHPECRHEVVAAADHVGSTEYIIRTLEAAPAGSKWAVGTELNLVRRLANRFAPEGKEVVFLDRTVCFCSTMNRIDLPHLVWALESLAEGNVVNRIQVDRETESFAKLALERMLALP
- a CDS encoding iron-sulfur cluster assembly accessory protein: MSVSDEKTTVGDGLILTDAAAAKVKALLDQEGRDDLALRVAVQPGGCSGLRYQLFFDERSLDGDVVKDFGGVKVVTDRMSAPYLGGASIDFVDTIEKQGFTIDNPNATGSCACGDSFS